A window from Bacillota bacterium encodes these proteins:
- a CDS encoding GPR endopeptidase, with the protein MRGLGPRVRRRDDAPPSKDEPQGPTWNGFSVRTDLAVEAREFLARRTGGEIPGVLSETERTRYATITRVKVVTEEAARALGKVQGNYVTIESPHLRSRSKEVQEELAQTFAREFSRLAPLAPNATVLVAGLGNWQATPDALGPRTVEYLTITRHLHGLVPPELRGGMRPVCAIAPGVLGLTGIETGEIIKGIVSNVRPDFVVVVDALASMSTSRLGTTIQMGDTGIRPGSGVGNKRLGITRESLGVPVIAIGVPTVVAAETIALDAMEFMQGGTAHPGGPGAPPQPAPGLAERRQFLRQALAPYFGALVVTPKEIDDLVEDLATVVAGGLNAALHPSMDWDRILAYLSG; encoded by the coding sequence ATACGGGGACTCGGTCCGCGCGTCCGGCGCAGGGACGACGCACCACCGTCAAAGGACGAGCCGCAGGGTCCCACCTGGAACGGCTTCAGCGTGCGCACGGATCTCGCGGTCGAGGCGCGCGAGTTCCTGGCGCGCAGGACGGGAGGAGAGATCCCCGGGGTCCTCTCAGAGACTGAAAGAACCAGGTACGCGACGATAACCCGGGTCAAAGTCGTCACGGAGGAAGCCGCGCGGGCCCTTGGCAAGGTGCAGGGTAATTACGTTACCATAGAGTCCCCGCACCTTCGGAGCCGGAGCAAGGAGGTACAGGAGGAACTCGCGCAGACCTTTGCACGGGAATTCTCAAGGCTCGCACCCTTGGCGCCGAACGCGACCGTGCTCGTGGCGGGCCTTGGCAACTGGCAGGCCACCCCGGACGCCCTCGGCCCAAGGACTGTGGAGTACCTCACTATTACCAGGCACCTTCACGGCCTGGTCCCTCCCGAGCTCCGCGGGGGCATGCGGCCGGTTTGCGCCATCGCCCCCGGCGTGCTGGGGCTCACGGGTATCGAGACCGGGGAGATAATCAAGGGGATCGTGAGCAACGTCAGGCCCGACTTCGTTGTGGTTGTGGACGCGCTTGCGTCCATGTCAACCAGCCGGCTCGGGACGACAATTCAGATGGGTGATACGGGGATCAGGCCCGGGTCGGGCGTCGGTAACAAGCGACTTGGGATCACCAGAGAGAGCCTGGGCGTCCCAGTGATCGCCATCGGCGTCCCCACGGTGGTGGCAGCGGAGACGATCGCACTCGACGCCATGGAGTTCATGCAGGGCGGCACAGCGCACCCAGGAGGACCGGGGGCGCCCCCTCAACCGGCGCCGGGCCTGGCAGAGAGGAGGCAGTTTCTCAGGCAGGCGTTGGCCCCGTACTTCGGTGCGCTCGTGGTCACGCCCAAGGAGATCGATGACCTCGTTGAGGACCTCGCCACGGTCGTGGCAGGGGGTCTTAACGCGGCGCTTCACCCGTCCATGG
- a CDS encoding phage holin family protein, whose amino-acid sequence MLFGAATRFLACAFVILSLSYVMPGFSAGGFSGAIPTALGAAAAGYVVEKSLKRPPSAKVRAVVGFLTCAAATYLAQFAVPGMAVSPEGAVIAGAAVGFIDFLVPLEAR is encoded by the coding sequence GTGCTCTTCGGAGCCGCAACGAGGTTCCTGGCGTGTGCCTTCGTCATCCTGAGCTTGAGCTATGTGATGCCGGGCTTTTCGGCAGGCGGTTTCTCGGGCGCGATCCCGACCGCCCTCGGCGCTGCTGCAGCGGGCTACGTCGTAGAGAAGTCGCTCAAGCGGCCGCCATCTGCCAAGGTACGTGCGGTCGTGGGGTTCTTGACGTGTGCGGCTGCCACCTATCTCGCCCAGTTCGCCGTTCCTGGAATGGCGGTGTCTCCAGAGGGAGCGGTCATTGCCGGCGCGGCCGTCGGGTTCATCGATTTCCTCGTTCCTCTCGAGGCCCGCTGA
- the rpsT gene encoding 30S ribosomal protein S20: MPNIKSAAKRVKTARARAIRNASTKSSVKTAVKRYEAQLAQGDPGTAEIALRRAMSALDKAAKKGVIHKNQAARRKSRLAKKLVAAVGAKDEAAAEQ; encoded by the coding sequence TTGCCTAACATCAAGTCAGCGGCGAAGCGGGTGAAGACGGCCCGGGCGCGGGCCATCCGCAACGCGTCCACGAAGAGCTCGGTGAAAACTGCGGTCAAGAGGTACGAGGCGCAGCTCGCTCAGGGCGACCCCGGCACGGCCGAGATAGCCTTGCGTAGGGCTATGAGCGCACTTGACAAGGCGGCAAAGAAGGGCGTCATCCATAAGAACCAAGCGGCGCGGCGGAAGTCCAGGCTTGCTAAGAAACTGGTAGCGGCAGTCGGGGCCAAAGACGAAGCAGCGGCGGAGCAATAA
- a CDS encoding carbohydrate ABC transporter permease produces the protein MKDETASHVRTKHRPGAAVARILRSAGIHAFLLAGAVIMLAPFAWMISTSLKDYSEVFTVPIRWIPSRLVWSNYVDAWNEAPFARYFFNSAVVATATTVGQLVFSALAAYAFATMNFFGREVIFTLFLGTMMIPDQMTLVPNYVLLFRLNWIDTYYALIVPWLGSVFSIFLMRQFFQTIPKELYDAAQIDGCSRFGYLWQVMAPLSRPVFITCGLFTFIGSWNAFLWPLIVTNSDRMRTIQVGLSTFMQEHGTVPTLLMAASTMAILPVVIGFFFVQRQFIQGIARTGLKS, from the coding sequence ACCAAGCATAGGCCAGGCGCGGCCGTCGCCCGCATCCTTCGGTCTGCCGGCATCCATGCTTTCCTGTTAGCGGGCGCCGTGATCATGCTCGCGCCGTTCGCGTGGATGATATCGACGTCGCTGAAGGACTACAGCGAGGTCTTCACCGTGCCGATCAGGTGGATACCGTCGCGCCTTGTATGGTCGAACTACGTGGATGCGTGGAACGAAGCGCCCTTCGCGAGGTACTTCTTCAACAGCGCGGTCGTGGCTACCGCGACCACAGTGGGTCAGCTCGTTTTCTCGGCGCTCGCGGCCTATGCCTTCGCGACCATGAACTTTTTCGGGCGTGAAGTCATCTTCACGCTCTTCCTCGGCACCATGATGATCCCAGACCAGATGACCCTGGTTCCAAACTACGTGCTCTTGTTCAGGCTGAACTGGATCGACACCTACTACGCGCTGATCGTGCCTTGGCTGGGGAGCGTGTTCAGCATATTCCTGATGCGCCAGTTCTTCCAGACGATCCCCAAGGAGCTTTACGACGCGGCTCAGATAGACGGGTGCTCGCGTTTTGGGTACCTGTGGCAAGTCATGGCGCCGCTCTCCCGTCCAGTGTTCATCACGTGCGGCCTGTTTACGTTCATCGGGAGCTGGAACGCTTTCCTTTGGCCGCTCATCGTGACGAACAGCGACCGAATGCGCACGATCCAGGTGGGGCTCTCCACGTTCATGCAGGAGCATGGCACTGTGCCGACCCTCTTGATGGCCGCATCCACGATGGCTATACTGCCTGTAGTGATCGGATTCTTCTTTGTGCAGCGTCAGTTCATCCAGGGGATCGCGCGGACGGGCTTGAAGAGCTGA